The following coding sequences lie in one Maribacter forsetii DSM 18668 genomic window:
- a CDS encoding Na(+)-translocating NADH-quinone reductase subunit A, translated as MSKDIRIKKGLNINLVGAAEQTTSKAVLSNVYAIQLSDFHGITPKMMVKQGAEVKAGEPLFYNKNMESMVFVSPVSGELIEIERGDRRRILTLKILADKTQEAFSGAALDVENASKEELKATLLKSGCWPFIKQRPYDVIANPDTTPKSIFISGYSSGPLQADLDYVLQGKEKELQTAITALGKLTPGKVHVSVGSGSSPLSSMNGVEVHNVSGPHPAGLVGTQINKLDPINKGELVWTVTPQDLIIIGEYLLTGKFNAERTIALAGSSVKAPKYYTTKIGSEISTFLYASGVNEENFRVINGDVLTGSKSKPDGYLGYYNNTVTVIPEGDDYELFGWNKPVFNKISATRALTFSWMQPNKKYDLDTNTNGEHRAFVVTGQYEKVFPMDIFPMQLLKACMVKDLDEMEQLGLYEVAPEDFSLTEFICISKQPHQKIIREGLDLLQKEIG; from the coding sequence ATGTCAAAAGACATTCGAATTAAGAAAGGGCTCAACATTAATCTGGTGGGCGCCGCAGAACAGACTACTTCAAAAGCTGTTTTAAGTAATGTTTACGCAATACAGTTAAGTGATTTTCACGGAATTACCCCAAAAATGATGGTAAAGCAAGGCGCCGAAGTTAAAGCGGGCGAGCCTTTGTTCTATAACAAAAACATGGAAAGTATGGTTTTTGTTTCGCCAGTGAGCGGTGAGCTTATAGAAATTGAAAGAGGGGATAGAAGACGTATTTTGACCTTAAAGATATTGGCAGATAAAACACAAGAGGCATTTTCAGGTGCTGCTTTAGATGTAGAGAATGCATCAAAAGAAGAGCTGAAAGCTACGTTGTTGAAAAGTGGCTGTTGGCCATTTATTAAGCAAAGGCCTTATGATGTAATCGCAAACCCAGATACTACACCGAAATCAATTTTCATTTCAGGATATTCAAGTGGTCCTTTGCAGGCAGACTTGGATTATGTGTTGCAGGGAAAGGAAAAGGAGTTGCAGACAGCAATTACTGCATTGGGTAAGTTAACGCCTGGTAAGGTACATGTTTCTGTTGGTTCTGGTAGTTCGCCTTTGTCATCAATGAATGGTGTAGAGGTGCATAATGTGTCAGGTCCGCATCCTGCAGGTTTGGTAGGTACGCAAATCAATAAGTTGGATCCTATTAATAAAGGAGAGTTGGTTTGGACGGTAACGCCTCAAGATTTAATTATTATAGGTGAATATTTATTGACAGGTAAATTCAATGCAGAGCGTACTATAGCTCTTGCAGGTTCATCGGTAAAGGCGCCTAAATATTATACTACTAAAATTGGTTCCGAAATTTCTACTTTCTTATACGCAAGTGGCGTTAATGAAGAGAATTTTAGAGTAATCAATGGTGATGTGCTTACAGGTTCTAAAAGTAAGCCAGACGGTTATTTAGGATACTATAATAATACGGTAACAGTAATTCCAGAAGGAGACGATTATGAGTTGTTTGGATGGAATAAACCGGTTTTCAATAAGATTTCGGCAACCAGGGCATTGACTTTCTCTTGGATGCAACCAAATAAAAAATATGATTTAGATACCAATACCAATGGTGAGCATAGGGCTTTCGTGGTAACGGGACAATATGAAAAAGTTTTTCCGATGGATATTTTTCCAATGCAGCTTTTAAAGGCTTGTATGGTTAAGGATTTGGATGAAATGGAGCAATTAGGTTTGTATGAAGTGGCTCCAGAAGATTTTTCGTTAACTGAGTTTATATGTATTTCTAAACAGCCACACCAGAAGATTATTCGTGAGGGGTTAGATTTATTGCAAAAAGAAATAGGATAA
- a CDS encoding type IX secretion system plug protein, whose product MRIFFKHFICLLFLQNLVAQVQTEINPPENIKSIVFKGPTEDQFPVIKIGEPIYLEFDDVLANEQDYYYKVVHCDYDWTPSSLLKSQYLDGVDNQRITDYENSYSTLQSYSNYQLTIPNDNVRLKVSGNYVLEIYNSYNELQFSRRFVVYKDIVSVATEVKRSRDFNFINEKQVVQFSITSGSLRLINPKKEVKVAILQNHYWPTAITNVPPQYTMGDELVYKYDQETAFYGGNEYLLFDTSDLRAPSSQISSIDLTDLYNHYLFSDDFRNDKPYTYFPDINGDYVVRTLQGDNASREAEYTNVYFSLPYTEFIALDDVYIFGKFNNYALTNENKMVYNEKNGMLEATLKMKQGFYNYKYAVKSGDNIKLNGVGGNFHFTENTYLVLVYYRNFGDMYDSIIGIGSANSRNITN is encoded by the coding sequence ATGCGCATTTTCTTCAAACATTTTATTTGTCTATTATTTTTACAAAATTTAGTTGCACAAGTTCAGACAGAGATAAATCCGCCAGAAAACATAAAATCCATTGTTTTCAAAGGACCTACAGAAGATCAATTTCCCGTAATTAAAATAGGAGAACCTATTTATCTTGAGTTCGATGACGTTTTAGCCAATGAGCAAGACTACTATTATAAGGTAGTTCATTGCGATTATGATTGGACACCTTCTTCTCTTTTAAAATCCCAGTACTTAGACGGTGTTGATAACCAGCGCATCACAGATTACGAAAACAGTTATAGCACTTTACAGTCATATTCTAATTATCAACTGACTATACCCAACGACAATGTTAGACTAAAAGTTAGCGGTAATTATGTTTTAGAAATTTACAATAGCTACAACGAACTGCAGTTTTCACGAAGGTTTGTAGTTTACAAAGACATTGTTTCTGTAGCCACGGAAGTAAAACGTTCTAGAGATTTTAATTTTATCAATGAAAAACAAGTAGTTCAATTCAGTATTACTTCTGGCTCGTTAAGATTAATAAACCCAAAGAAAGAAGTAAAAGTAGCCATTCTTCAAAATCATTATTGGCCAACCGCAATAACCAATGTACCACCGCAATACACCATGGGCGATGAACTGGTTTATAAATATGACCAAGAAACAGCATTTTACGGCGGTAACGAATATCTACTTTTTGACACTAGCGACCTTAGAGCCCCAAGTTCACAAATTTCAAGTATTGACTTGACCGACCTATATAACCATTACTTGTTTTCTGACGATTTCAGAAACGACAAGCCTTACACTTATTTCCCTGACATAAATGGTGATTATGTCGTTAGAACCTTACAAGGTGACAATGCCTCTAGAGAAGCTGAATACACCAATGTTTATTTTAGCCTACCCTACACTGAATTCATTGCCCTTGATGATGTTTATATTTTTGGGAAATTCAACAACTACGCACTAACCAATGAAAATAAGATGGTCTACAATGAAAAAAATGGGATGTTAGAGGCTACCCTAAAAATGAAACAAGGATTTTACAATTACAAATACGCTGTTAAAAGCGGTGATAATATTAAATTAAACGGCGTTGGAGGGAACTTTCATTTTACCGAAAACACCTACTTGGTACTGGTATATTACCGAAACTTTGGAGACATGTACGACAGTATTATCGGTATTGGATCTGCCAATTCTAGAAATATCACCAACTAG
- a CDS encoding DUF3667 domain-containing protein — MENKPTTQPSGRFKLKYRGADCLNCGHPLELSDKYCPNCSQANSTKKLTLLDFFEEFLANYFSYDSKLWRTLTALLLKPGKITKEYISGRRLSYTNPFRFLLSLAIIYFLIISFNNEFESFNKFGSINKNPVFDLNNEFNKIEFENEEERKLARAQLDSFNINSFIKNRINEKDSTILSDPELHFKKIDTGGLAGRFIEKVDFFNTIIRNDTIYYFEQGTTKFNIPSGNENEMAFNLATSIIEIDKRPGSFLSSLISKLPFTTFFFLPFFSFFIWMVYIRKKYTYTDHLIFSFHNQSLFFILLIVSNLLNAVFGFRSEGLFILIFAIYLYKAMRNFYQQRRVKTVIKYFFLNAIFFILGIIAITILIAQSVFTY, encoded by the coding sequence ATGGAAAACAAACCAACCACTCAACCATCAGGTAGATTTAAATTAAAATACCGAGGAGCAGATTGCCTTAACTGCGGACACCCGCTAGAGTTGAGTGATAAATACTGCCCAAATTGCTCTCAAGCAAACAGCACAAAGAAACTTACTCTTTTAGATTTTTTTGAAGAATTTCTTGCAAATTACTTCTCCTATGACTCTAAATTATGGAGAACATTAACGGCTCTTTTATTAAAACCAGGAAAAATAACCAAAGAATACATCTCTGGTAGACGACTGTCTTACACCAACCCTTTTCGCTTTCTGTTAAGCTTAGCAATAATCTATTTTTTAATTATAAGCTTCAATAATGAATTCGAATCATTTAATAAGTTCGGATCAATTAATAAAAATCCTGTTTTTGATCTGAATAACGAATTCAACAAAATAGAATTTGAAAATGAAGAAGAAAGAAAGCTCGCACGTGCACAATTAGATTCTTTTAATATCAATAGCTTCATTAAAAATAGAATCAACGAAAAAGATTCTACCATACTATCTGACCCTGAATTGCATTTTAAAAAAATAGATACTGGCGGTCTAGCAGGGCGATTTATTGAAAAAGTCGATTTTTTCAATACCATTATAAGAAACGACACCATCTACTACTTTGAACAGGGAACTACCAAATTCAACATACCATCTGGTAATGAAAATGAGATGGCATTTAATTTAGCTACAAGTATTATTGAAATAGATAAGCGGCCTGGTTCATTTTTAAGCTCATTGATTTCGAAACTACCATTCACCACATTTTTCTTTCTCCCGTTCTTTTCTTTCTTCATTTGGATGGTCTATATCAGAAAAAAATACACTTATACCGATCATTTAATCTTTAGCTTTCACAATCAGTCATTATTTTTTATCTTGCTCATTGTTAGCAATTTGCTCAACGCAGTGTTCGGTTTTAGAAGCGAAGGATTGTTTATTCTCATATTCGCAATTTATCTTTACAAAGCAATGCGCAATTTCTATCAACAAAGAAGAGTTAAAACGGTTATAAAGTATTTTTTCCTAAATGCAATATTTTTTATCTTAGGGATTATAGCTATAACCATATTAATAGCACAGAGCGTATTTACCTATTAA
- the apaG gene encoding Co2+/Mg2+ efflux protein ApaG produces MITQVTKGIKISVQTTFEGTFFKNYKMHYAFGYTITIENQSKDAVQLTSRHWKIYDSLNDMETLDGEGVIGKKPVIQPGESHTYNSGCLLTSPIGAMKGHYNMVIMNNAQKFRVYIPTFKFSAPFALN; encoded by the coding sequence ATGATAACACAAGTTACTAAAGGCATAAAAATATCGGTACAAACAACTTTTGAAGGCACATTCTTCAAAAACTACAAAATGCATTATGCATTTGGGTATACCATTACCATTGAGAACCAAAGCAAAGATGCCGTTCAACTAACTTCTCGTCATTGGAAAATATATGACTCTCTAAATGACATGGAAACTTTAGATGGCGAAGGCGTTATCGGCAAAAAACCGGTTATTCAACCAGGTGAATCACACACCTATAATTCCGGTTGTTTACTTACTTCTCCTATTGGTGCCATGAAAGGTCATTACAATATGGTAATCATGAACAATGCTCAAAAATTTAGGGTTTACATCCCAACCTTTAAATTTAGCGCACCCTTCGCACTTAATTAA
- the pruA gene encoding L-glutamate gamma-semialdehyde dehydrogenase: MGKGFFQVPTAINEPIKSYAPGSPEREAVLEQYKAYFNDKIDVPMYIGSEEVRTGNTKPMSPPHDHKHIVGTYHTANKENVQSAIDNSLASRDAWANLTWEQRAAIFLKAAELIAGPYRAKINAATMIAQSKNIHQAEIDAACELIDFLRFNVEYMSQIYEEQPDSAEGIWNRVEYRPLEGFVYAITPFNFTAIAGNLPASAAMMGNVVVWKPSDSQIFSAKVIVDIFKEAGLPDGVINVVYGDPVMITDTVLSSPDFAGLHFTGSTHVFKELWKQIGNNIHTYKTYPKIVGETGGKDFILAHPTANPKQVATAISRGAFEFQGQKCSAASRVYLPKSTSKEILEFVKADIASFNKPGSPEDMSNFITAVIHEGSFDKLAKYITQAKEDENAEIYAGGSFDKSKGYFIEPTVILTTDPKYTTMETELFGPVVTIYVYDDKDWSETLQLIDGTSEYALTGAVLSQDRYAIDEATKALQNCAGNFYINDKPTGAVVGQQPFGGARASGTNDKAGSAQNLLRWVSPRLIKETFVTPVDYRYPFLG; the protein is encoded by the coding sequence ATGGGTAAAGGATTTTTTCAAGTTCCTACAGCTATTAATGAGCCAATTAAAAGCTATGCTCCTGGTTCACCAGAAAGAGAAGCGGTTTTGGAACAATACAAAGCATATTTCAACGACAAGATAGATGTACCTATGTACATTGGCTCTGAAGAGGTACGCACTGGCAACACCAAGCCAATGTCCCCACCACACGACCACAAGCACATTGTTGGTACTTACCACACTGCAAACAAAGAAAATGTACAGTCTGCTATTGATAATAGCTTAGCATCAAGAGATGCATGGGCCAATTTAACTTGGGAGCAGCGTGCTGCAATTTTCTTGAAAGCAGCTGAGTTAATTGCCGGACCTTACCGTGCAAAGATTAACGCGGCCACTATGATCGCACAATCTAAAAATATTCACCAAGCGGAAATAGATGCCGCATGTGAGCTCATTGATTTTTTACGTTTTAACGTAGAATACATGTCTCAAATTTATGAAGAGCAGCCAGATTCTGCCGAAGGTATTTGGAACAGAGTGGAATATCGTCCACTAGAAGGATTTGTATACGCTATTACCCCATTTAACTTTACAGCCATAGCCGGTAACCTTCCTGCAAGTGCAGCTATGATGGGTAACGTTGTCGTATGGAAACCTAGTGATTCTCAAATTTTCTCTGCAAAAGTTATTGTTGATATTTTCAAAGAAGCAGGTTTACCTGACGGAGTTATCAATGTTGTTTATGGTGATCCAGTTATGATTACTGATACTGTACTAAGCAGCCCTGACTTTGCCGGACTACACTTTACGGGTTCAACACATGTTTTCAAAGAACTTTGGAAACAGATAGGAAACAACATACACACCTACAAAACATACCCGAAAATAGTTGGTGAAACTGGTGGCAAAGATTTTATTCTAGCACACCCTACCGCTAACCCTAAACAAGTAGCAACGGCTATTTCTAGAGGTGCATTTGAATTTCAAGGTCAAAAATGTAGTGCTGCCTCAAGAGTATATTTACCAAAATCTACTTCTAAAGAGATTCTAGAATTTGTTAAAGCTGATATTGCATCTTTCAACAAACCAGGCTCACCTGAAGATATGAGCAACTTTATTACCGCTGTTATTCACGAAGGTTCTTTTGACAAATTGGCGAAGTACATTACGCAGGCTAAAGAAGATGAAAATGCCGAAATATATGCAGGTGGTTCTTTTGACAAATCTAAAGGGTACTTCATTGAACCAACGGTTATCTTAACAACAGATCCTAAATACACTACTATGGAAACTGAATTATTCGGTCCTGTAGTTACAATTTATGTTTACGATGATAAAGATTGGAGCGAAACATTACAATTAATTGATGGCACTTCTGAGTACGCACTTACTGGCGCTGTACTTTCACAGGATAGATATGCTATTGATGAAGCTACAAAAGCATTACAAAACTGTGCAGGTAACTTCTATATTAACGACAAACCTACAGGTGCCGTTGTTGGCCAACAACCATTTGGTGGAGCAAGAGCATCTGGAACAAACGATAAGGCTGGATCAGCTCAAAACCTTTTACGTTGGGTTTCTCCAAGATTGATCAAAGAGACTTTTGTTACCCCTGTAGATTACAGGTATCCGTTTTTAGGATAA
- a CDS encoding DinB family protein yields MKKLLLAVFLFTGCFSYAQDGLTQNSIKAVLTGNQSQVIQLAEAFPEDKYDWRPSEGISSVGEALLHVAGGNYFLASKLGFAPPEDVDVMGLNKITGKENIIAALKKSNEFVLENITKVEDGTLDEEVDFGFMKSNKLGGLLAIMEHNGEHKGQLIAYARSNDVVPPWSE; encoded by the coding sequence ATGAAAAAGTTATTACTCGCAGTATTCTTATTTACAGGCTGCTTTTCTTATGCACAAGATGGTTTAACACAAAACAGCATTAAAGCTGTATTAACCGGCAACCAATCTCAAGTAATACAACTGGCCGAAGCTTTCCCTGAAGATAAATATGATTGGAGACCATCAGAAGGCATCAGTTCCGTGGGCGAAGCTTTGCTACATGTTGCGGGTGGTAATTATTTTTTAGCTTCTAAATTAGGCTTTGCCCCACCTGAGGATGTAGATGTAATGGGATTAAATAAAATCACCGGTAAAGAAAATATTATCGCAGCCTTGAAAAAATCGAATGAATTTGTTCTTGAAAACATCACTAAAGTAGAAGATGGCACTTTAGACGAAGAAGTTGATTTTGGTTTTATGAAATCTAATAAATTAGGCGGACTACTTGCCATCATGGAGCATAACGGGGAACACAAAGGTCAGTTAATTGCTTATGCAAGAAGCAATGACGTGGTACCACCATGGAGTGAATAA
- the rsmG gene encoding 16S rRNA (guanine(527)-N(7))-methyltransferase RsmG — translation MTAEIIFENFPNLSEKQKESFERLEELYKDWNQKINVVSRKDIDELYLRHVLHSLGIAKFIEFKDGSSILDVGTGGGFPGIPLAILFPEVHFTLVDSIGKKIKVVNEVVEGLQLTNVTTINARVEEIPGKFDFIVSRAVAAMPTFVHWIKGKIKKESQHPIRNGILYLKGGDLNEELKDYRTAEIYNLTDYFKEDFFETKKMVYLPLKFKG, via the coding sequence ATGACTGCTGAAATCATATTTGAAAATTTTCCCAATTTATCTGAGAAACAGAAAGAAAGCTTTGAAAGATTAGAGGAATTATATAAAGATTGGAACCAAAAAATTAATGTGGTTTCAAGAAAGGACATAGATGAACTTTACTTAAGACATGTATTGCATTCTTTGGGAATAGCAAAATTTATAGAATTCAAAGATGGTTCATCTATCCTTGATGTCGGTACTGGAGGAGGGTTTCCTGGTATTCCTTTAGCAATTTTATTTCCTGAAGTTCATTTTACGCTGGTAGACTCTATTGGTAAAAAGATAAAAGTAGTAAACGAGGTAGTTGAAGGTTTGCAACTAACAAATGTTACTACCATAAACGCTAGGGTTGAAGAGATACCGGGTAAATTCGATTTTATCGTCAGTAGAGCGGTGGCAGCTATGCCAACTTTTGTACACTGGATAAAAGGAAAAATTAAAAAGGAATCTCAACACCCTATTCGCAATGGAATCTTGTATTTAAAAGGAGGTGATTTAAACGAGGAATTAAAAGACTATAGAACGGCTGAAATATATAATTTGACCGATTATTTTAAAGAAGATTTCTTTGAGACAAAGAAAATGGTCTATTTACCGTTAAAGTTTAAAGGGTAA
- a CDS encoding fatty acid desaturase family protein, translated as MEQNIIRFPRTDSAKFFKTLNSRVNDYFKTNKLKKTGNWKLHLKTVVMFALFLAPYFLILTLGLPNWANILLTIVMGIGMAGVGMNVMHDGNHGAYSNKKWVNKLMGSSIYILAGNVYNWQVQHNVLHHTYTNIHEHDEDMEAGRILRFSKHAEWKKHHRFQHFYSVFLYGLLTFNWAITTDFQQMYRYMKRKLSYGKLPSATMNWSTLIITKLLYITIWIVLPMLILDIAWWKILIGFFLMHYVAGVILSVVFQLAHIVDDADTPLPDESGTMKNTWAIHQLFTTVNFGTKNKIVNWFTGGLNHQVEHHIFPNISHVHYTNISKIVKQTAQEFNLPYHEYKTTRKAIISHFKHLKELGKEPSLQY; from the coding sequence ATGGAACAAAATATCATTCGTTTCCCTAGAACAGATTCTGCAAAGTTTTTTAAAACTTTGAACAGTAGAGTTAACGATTATTTTAAAACAAACAAATTAAAGAAAACAGGCAACTGGAAATTACACTTAAAAACTGTAGTTATGTTTGCGCTTTTTCTTGCTCCTTATTTTTTAATACTGACCTTAGGACTACCTAATTGGGCCAATATTCTTTTAACCATTGTTATGGGTATTGGTATGGCAGGTGTTGGCATGAACGTTATGCATGACGGTAACCATGGCGCATATTCTAACAAGAAGTGGGTTAACAAACTAATGGGTAGCAGCATTTACATCCTTGCTGGTAACGTATATAACTGGCAAGTACAGCACAATGTACTTCACCATACATATACGAATATTCACGAACATGATGAAGATATGGAAGCGGGCAGAATATTACGTTTTTCTAAACATGCGGAATGGAAAAAACACCATAGATTTCAACATTTTTATTCTGTTTTCCTTTACGGTCTTCTAACGTTCAACTGGGCAATTACAACAGATTTTCAACAGATGTACCGTTATATGAAACGCAAATTATCTTATGGTAAATTACCTAGCGCCACTATGAACTGGAGCACCTTAATAATTACAAAATTACTTTACATTACCATTTGGATCGTATTGCCAATGTTAATTTTAGACATCGCATGGTGGAAAATATTAATAGGATTCTTTCTAATGCATTATGTTGCCGGGGTAATCTTAAGTGTTGTTTTTCAATTGGCACATATTGTAGATGACGCAGACACTCCTTTACCAGATGAATCCGGTACAATGAAAAATACTTGGGCAATTCACCAACTATTTACCACGGTTAATTTTGGGACTAAGAACAAGATTGTTAATTGGTTTACCGGTGGATTAAATCACCAAGTTGAACACCACATATTTCCTAACATAAGCCACGTACATTACACAAATATTTCGAAAATTGTGAAACAAACAGCACAAGAATTTAATTTACCATATCACGAGTACAAAACTACTAGAAAAGCTATAATTTCGCACTTTAAACATTTAAAAGAATTAGGCAAGGAGCCTTCATTACAATACTAG
- a CDS encoding pyridoxal phosphate-dependent aminotransferase produces MSNQLSDRINSVTPSATLEMAAKARELRAQGKDIIGLSLGEPDFNTPDYIKDAAIQAVNDDYNSYTPVDGYVELKKAIITKFKRDNNLSYEPSQIVVSTGAKQALYNVAQVILNPGDEVILPCPYWVSYSDIVKLADGVPVEVSTSLENDFKMTPEQLEAAITPKTKMLWYSSPCNPSGSIYSKEELRALADVLKNHPQIIVVSDEIYEHINYGVTTHASMAEFEDMYDRTVTVNGVAKAFAMTGWRIGYIGAPAYIARATNKLQGQVTSGANCIAQRAVITALEESPDRIQYMVDEFKERRKLILGLLNEIEGFKCNEPEGAFYVYPDVTAYFDKTYNGTTINNASDFSMYILEAANVATVTGDAFGNGNCIRISYAASVKEIKEAISRIKEALK; encoded by the coding sequence ATGAGCAATCAACTTTCGGACAGAATTAACAGCGTTACACCGTCAGCTACTTTGGAAATGGCCGCTAAGGCCCGTGAATTAAGAGCACAAGGAAAAGATATTATTGGTTTGAGTTTAGGGGAACCGGACTTCAACACTCCAGATTATATTAAGGATGCCGCAATACAAGCAGTAAATGATGATTATAATTCCTATACTCCCGTTGATGGCTATGTAGAGCTCAAAAAGGCAATTATCACTAAATTCAAGAGAGATAACAACCTTAGTTATGAACCTTCTCAAATAGTTGTTTCTACAGGAGCTAAGCAGGCTCTATATAATGTTGCCCAAGTTATTTTGAACCCAGGTGACGAAGTTATATTGCCATGCCCTTACTGGGTAAGCTATAGCGATATTGTAAAATTAGCAGATGGTGTGCCAGTTGAAGTTTCTACTTCTTTGGAGAACGATTTTAAAATGACTCCTGAACAGTTAGAGGCAGCAATTACACCTAAAACAAAGATGTTATGGTATAGTTCTCCTTGCAACCCAAGTGGATCTATTTACAGCAAAGAGGAATTACGTGCACTTGCGGATGTTCTTAAGAACCATCCTCAAATTATTGTAGTAAGTGATGAGATATACGAGCATATTAATTATGGCGTTACCACACATGCTTCAATGGCGGAATTTGAAGATATGTACGATCGCACCGTTACCGTAAACGGAGTTGCAAAAGCATTTGCAATGACCGGATGGCGTATTGGTTACATTGGTGCTCCTGCATATATTGCACGTGCAACAAACAAGCTACAAGGTCAAGTGACAAGTGGTGCAAACTGTATTGCTCAGCGTGCCGTTATTACCGCTTTAGAGGAATCACCAGACCGTATCCAATACATGGTAGACGAATTTAAAGAAAGACGTAAACTAATTTTAGGTCTGTTGAACGAAATTGAAGGTTTTAAATGTAATGAGCCTGAAGGTGCTTTTTATGTATACCCAGATGTAACCGCTTATTTTGATAAAACATACAATGGCACTACAATTAATAATGCTTCAGATTTTTCCATGTATATCTTAGAAGCTGCCAATGTAGCCACCGTAACTGGTGATGCCTTTGGTAACGGAAACTGTATTCGTATTTCTTACGCAGCATCAGTAAAAGAAATTAAAGAAGCTATATCAAGAATAAAAGAAGCGTTGAAATAA
- a CDS encoding TrkH family potassium uptake protein, which produces MRLNLRIIIHIMGLLLLCNGGFMLLAAVVSGIYQDGATLSIALASITTMFVGVFMMYYTRGHKKEVKPKEGYIIVTFGWIVMSISGMLPYLFSGALPTVTNAFFETISGYTTTGASIMDDIEAMPEGILFWRSLTHWIGGMGIIVLAIAILPLLGIGGMQLFSAEAPGPTGDKLHPRITDTAKRLWLIYFGYTVAETILLQVAGMSFFDAINHAMATLSTGGFSTKNASVAYYNDQPMIQYIIIFFMFLAGSNFVLSYFAFKGKVQKVIQDEEFKYYSGFVIVFTIIVALVVYFQANITELTPGYPMVLGKAESAFRHSLFQIISVITTTGFVSADFTQWTPFLTVFFFGLFFLGGSAGSTAGGIKVMRHLLIIKNGVLEFKRTLHTNAIIPVRYNNKTVKEKIVYNIIGFFVLYMLLFIIGALVLGFLGLDFESAIGGAASSLGNVGPALGSLNPVSNFNSLPALAKWWCGFLMLAGRLELFTVLILLTPYFWKRT; this is translated from the coding sequence ATGCGGCTTAATTTAAGAATCATAATTCATATAATGGGGCTTCTATTGCTATGCAACGGAGGCTTTATGCTTTTGGCGGCTGTTGTCAGTGGTATATACCAAGATGGAGCTACATTAAGCATTGCACTTGCATCTATAACCACTATGTTCGTAGGGGTTTTTATGATGTACTATACTAGAGGTCATAAAAAAGAAGTAAAACCGAAAGAAGGTTATATCATTGTAACTTTCGGGTGGATCGTAATGTCTATTTCTGGTATGTTGCCTTACTTGTTTTCTGGTGCATTGCCCACTGTTACTAACGCTTTTTTTGAAACCATATCCGGCTATACGACAACGGGTGCTTCTATTATGGATGATATAGAAGCAATGCCAGAAGGTATCTTGTTTTGGCGTAGCTTAACCCATTGGATTGGCGGTATGGGTATTATTGTTTTGGCGATTGCCATATTGCCCTTGTTGGGAATAGGAGGGATGCAGTTGTTTTCTGCGGAAGCACCAGGACCTACGGGAGATAAATTACATCCAAGAATTACCGATACGGCAAAACGACTATGGTTGATTTACTTTGGTTATACTGTTGCTGAAACTATTCTGCTTCAAGTTGCGGGAATGTCATTTTTTGATGCTATAAATCACGCAATGGCAACATTGTCCACGGGTGGTTTTTCAACTAAAAATGCGAGTGTGGCTTACTATAATGACCAGCCGATGATTCAATATATCATCATATTTTTTATGTTTTTGGCAGGTAGTAACTTTGTATTAAGTTATTTTGCTTTCAAAGGAAAAGTACAAAAAGTAATACAAGATGAGGAGTTTAAATATTATTCCGGTTTTGTAATTGTATTTACCATTATAGTAGCATTGGTAGTTTATTTTCAGGCAAATATCACTGAGCTTACTCCTGGTTACCCTATGGTCTTGGGTAAGGCGGAAAGTGCATTTAGGCATTCCCTATTTCAAATAATTTCGGTGATAACTACAACCGGATTTGTAAGTGCTGATTTTACGCAATGGACACCTTTCTTAACCGTGTTTTTCTTCGGATTGTTCTTCTTAGGAGGTTCGGCAGGATCAACGGCAGGTGGTATCAAAGTAATGCGTCACTTATTGATTATCAAAAATGGTGTATTGGAGTTTAAGCGAACATTGCATACGAATGCCATTATACCTGTACGATATAATAACAAGACCGTAAAGGAGAAAATAGTTTATAATATTATTGGGTTCTTTGTGCTATACATGCTGCTATTTATAATAGGGGCTTTGGTGTTGGGCTTTTTAGGGTTAGACTTTGAATCTGCCATAGGTGGTGCGGCATCATCTTTAGGTAATGTTGGTCCTGCGTTGGGGAGTTTGAACCCTGTGAGCAATTTTAATAGTCTACCGGCTCTGGCAAAATGGTGGTGTGGATTTTTAATGTTAGCAGGTAGGTTAGAGTTATTTACCGTACTTATATTGCTGACACCGTATTTCTGGAAAAGAACTTAA